A stretch of the Archangium violaceum genome encodes the following:
- a CDS encoding HU family DNA-binding protein — translation MTKAELVEVVAAQSRLTKKSAAEILDIVFANIGKAVKKDQRFSYPGFGTWSVRSRKARKIRNPQTNEMMKLKASKTIGFRPAKELKNSL, via the coding sequence ATGACCAAGGCAGAGCTCGTGGAGGTGGTGGCGGCGCAGTCGCGGCTGACGAAGAAGTCGGCGGCGGAGATTCTCGACATCGTCTTCGCCAACATCGGCAAGGCGGTGAAGAAGGACCAGCGCTTCAGCTACCCCGGCTTCGGCACCTGGTCGGTCCGCTCTCGCAAGGCGCGGAAGATCCGCAACCCGCAGACCAACGAGATGATGAAGCTCAAGGCGTCGAAGACGATCGGCTTCCGGCCCGCCAAGGAGCTGAAGAACTCGCTGTAG
- a CDS encoding M23 family metallopeptidase: protein MRRLAALMLLVLSACAAPRARQKMSFDELYAEDTSPPADLSAGASQEGTGEGMLRTKKAEPLLDAPASMELRAALAEFATLARASRAQVPRGSAMPREQADNWRRMNATLDAFLRQSARKTSSLDVVRARVTLEAELEEDARAYGDIPGDLADAVLARVDLLAVRMAQLRRLQLKPSKQPLRFTWPVDPVIITSVFGSRVHPITGKERDHLGLDLAAKRGQLVSAAAKGVVIRAGWNGAHGNQVVIQHEGDVTTRYSHLSRVLVTPGEVLEPGDVVGAAGKTGLATGVHLHFELWRGGEPCDPLDELGPTESGEEPAFVRHEQHDVGTRKGRRPMLGRRPR from the coding sequence TTGCGTCGTCTCGCCGCCCTCATGCTGCTCGTCCTGTCTGCGTGTGCCGCCCCTCGCGCGCGCCAGAAGATGAGTTTCGACGAGCTGTATGCCGAGGACACGTCGCCTCCGGCCGACCTGTCGGCGGGTGCGTCCCAGGAGGGCACGGGCGAGGGCATGCTGCGGACGAAGAAGGCCGAGCCGCTGCTGGACGCCCCGGCTTCGATGGAGCTCCGGGCCGCGCTGGCGGAGTTCGCCACGCTGGCACGCGCCTCACGGGCGCAGGTGCCGCGGGGCAGTGCCATGCCGCGCGAGCAGGCGGACAACTGGCGGCGGATGAACGCCACCCTGGATGCCTTCCTCCGGCAATCCGCGCGCAAGACGTCCTCGCTGGACGTGGTGCGTGCCCGGGTGACGCTGGAGGCCGAGCTGGAGGAGGACGCGCGCGCCTACGGGGACATCCCCGGGGACCTGGCCGACGCGGTGCTCGCCCGGGTGGACCTGCTCGCGGTGCGCATGGCCCAGCTGCGCCGCCTGCAGCTCAAGCCCTCGAAGCAGCCCCTTCGGTTCACCTGGCCGGTGGACCCGGTCATCATCACCAGTGTCTTCGGCAGCCGGGTGCACCCCATCACCGGCAAGGAGAGGGATCATCTGGGCCTGGATCTGGCGGCGAAGCGGGGCCAGCTCGTCTCGGCCGCGGCGAAGGGCGTGGTGATCCGCGCCGGGTGGAACGGCGCCCATGGCAACCAGGTGGTCATCCAGCACGAGGGGGATGTCACCACCCGGTACAGCCACCTGTCGCGCGTGCTGGTGACGCCGGGCGAGGTGCTCGAGCCGGGTGACGTGGTGGGCGCGGCCGGCAAGACGGGCCTGGCCACCGGCGTGCACCTGCACTTCGAGCTGTGGCGCGGGGGCGAGCCGTGTGATCCGCTCGACGAGCTGGGCCCCACCGAGTCCGGGGAGGAGCCCGCCTTCGTGCGGCACGAGCAGCACGACGTGGGAACGAGAAAGGGGCGCCGTCCCATGCTCGGACGACGCCCCCGGTGA
- the nth gene encoding endonuclease III, translating to MPDVRIELDYRTPLELLVAVILSAQCTDKRVNLVTPALFQRFPDARAYAQADVGEVEPFIQSCGLYRAKAKNIIAAAQALVKEHGGEVPRSRAALEQLPGVGRKTAGVVCIHLGGDDAFPVDTHVKRLAYRLGFTRHEDPDKVEEDMQALLPSERWAKGHQLLVWHGRRTCLARAPACERCPVADLCPRKGVTTRPTAGPRETP from the coding sequence ATGCCGGACGTGCGCATCGAGCTGGACTACCGCACCCCGTTGGAGCTGCTGGTGGCGGTCATCCTCTCCGCGCAGTGCACGGACAAGCGGGTCAACCTGGTCACCCCCGCCCTCTTCCAACGCTTCCCGGACGCGCGCGCGTACGCCCAGGCGGATGTCGGCGAGGTGGAGCCGTTCATCCAGTCATGCGGCCTGTACCGCGCCAAGGCGAAGAACATCATCGCGGCGGCCCAGGCCCTGGTGAAGGAGCACGGCGGAGAGGTGCCTCGCTCCCGGGCCGCGCTGGAGCAACTGCCCGGCGTGGGCCGCAAGACGGCCGGCGTGGTGTGCATCCACCTGGGAGGCGATGACGCCTTCCCGGTGGACACCCACGTGAAGCGGCTGGCCTACCGGCTGGGCTTCACCCGTCACGAGGATCCGGACAAGGTGGAGGAGGACATGCAGGCCCTGCTGCCATCGGAGCGGTGGGCCAAGGGCCACCAGCTCCTGGTCTGGCACGGACGGAGGACCTGCCTGGCGAGGGCGCCCGCGTGCGAGCGCTGCCCCGTGGCGGACCTCTGCCCCAGGAAGGGCGTGACGACTAGACCGACAGCCGGTCCTCGCGAGACGCCTTGA
- the def gene encoding peptide deformylase has product MVREILIWPDPILKQKARPVARVDDSIRTLVKDMFETMYAADGVGLAAPQVGILQRVIVLDTRPRQPESQPLAMINPEIIALEGKTTYTEGCLSIPGEAEDVDRAAVVTVKFLDPEGREQTLTCDGLLAIAVQHETDHLNGTVFVDHVSTLKRELIRKRMKRVKASREDRLSV; this is encoded by the coding sequence ATGGTTCGCGAAATCCTCATCTGGCCCGATCCCATCCTGAAGCAGAAAGCCAGGCCGGTGGCCCGGGTCGACGATTCCATCCGCACGCTGGTCAAGGACATGTTCGAGACCATGTACGCCGCCGATGGCGTGGGGCTCGCCGCGCCGCAGGTGGGCATCCTGCAGCGGGTCATCGTCCTGGACACCCGTCCGCGCCAGCCCGAGTCCCAGCCGCTGGCGATGATCAACCCGGAGATCATCGCCCTGGAGGGGAAGACGACCTACACCGAGGGCTGCCTGTCCATCCCCGGCGAGGCCGAGGACGTGGATCGCGCCGCGGTGGTGACGGTGAAGTTCCTCGACCCCGAGGGCCGTGAGCAGACGCTGACGTGTGACGGGCTGCTGGCCATCGCGGTGCAGCACGAGACGGATCACCTCAACGGCACCGTCTTCGTGGATCACGTCTCCACGCTCAAGCGCGAGCTCATCCGCAAGCGGATGAAGCGCGTCAAGGCGTCTCGCGAGGACCGGCTGTCGGTCTAG
- the priA gene encoding replication restart helicase PriA, with protein MSPSNLASVAVGRPVRGEFTYVVPDGLSGRLSPGQRILVPFGSSMSLGFFLGPAAPPPDGESVKLKPIMKVLEDSPSLPPDLIALLRFAAEHYRYPLGEVIKSALPPGLTKAEEEKEAKPDVQEFAVALVAEAPAVLRRAPAQSAALAYLLAVGGRAPIEEVAHAIPGARETLRKLVERGFVRIDEEVIAPGVKEGLAQGRPEKLTPEQAAAVLELHSAIDAGGFQPFLLHGVTGSGKTEVYLRAVERNLERGRGSLILVPEIALTPQLVGRFRSRFGGDVAVLHSALKDRERLFHWQALRKGTVRIAVGVRSAVFAPVENLGLVVVDEEHDPSFKQEDKLRYQARDLAVVRAKQAGAVVVLGSATPSLETLENTRRGRYRKLELKNRVDDRPMPTIELVDLRQERPREPLVQEEAPILSAPLLDAMAETIGRGQQVILFLNRRGHSTFLICEVCGTSVKCSDCDVCLTYHRSQNRLVCHYCGVAHPVPEHCRECTGPLLKMGIGTERVEAEVAERIPQARVARLDRDSASSAERLTEMLASFARREIDVLVGTQMVAKGHDFPGVTLVCVVMADTSLAIPDFRASERTFHLLTQVAGRAGRGKDPGRVLVQTYNPEADPVKRVLTHDFDGFSERELERRKVLAWPPYTRMAAVRLEGESAEQTASVARFLGDFIGRNMPPASWGVRLLGPAIAPISRIRGRTRWQLLLKAPTHAALAPLLARLEAKLVDIPSAVRVTIDVDPAAML; from the coding sequence GTGAGCCCCTCGAACCTCGCCTCAGTCGCCGTTGGCCGTCCCGTCCGGGGCGAGTTCACCTATGTCGTCCCCGACGGCCTCTCCGGGCGTCTGTCGCCGGGCCAGCGCATCCTCGTGCCCTTCGGCAGCAGCATGTCGCTCGGCTTCTTCCTCGGGCCGGCCGCGCCTCCTCCCGATGGCGAGAGCGTCAAGCTCAAGCCCATCATGAAGGTGCTCGAGGACTCGCCGTCGCTCCCGCCGGATCTCATCGCGCTCCTGCGCTTCGCCGCCGAGCATTACCGCTACCCGCTCGGCGAGGTCATCAAGAGCGCGCTGCCTCCCGGGCTCACCAAGGCCGAGGAGGAGAAGGAGGCGAAGCCGGACGTGCAGGAGTTCGCCGTGGCGCTCGTCGCCGAGGCCCCCGCCGTCCTCCGCCGCGCCCCCGCTCAGTCCGCCGCGCTGGCCTATCTCCTCGCCGTGGGAGGCCGCGCCCCCATCGAGGAGGTGGCCCACGCCATCCCCGGCGCGCGCGAGACGCTGCGCAAGCTCGTCGAGCGGGGCTTCGTCCGCATCGACGAGGAGGTCATCGCCCCGGGCGTGAAGGAGGGGCTCGCTCAAGGCCGTCCCGAGAAGCTCACCCCCGAGCAGGCCGCCGCGGTGCTGGAGCTCCACTCGGCCATCGACGCCGGGGGCTTCCAGCCCTTCCTCCTCCACGGTGTCACCGGCAGCGGCAAGACCGAGGTGTACCTGCGCGCCGTGGAGCGGAACCTCGAGCGGGGCAGGGGCAGCCTCATCCTGGTGCCGGAGATCGCCCTCACGCCGCAGCTCGTGGGCCGCTTCCGCAGCCGCTTCGGCGGTGACGTGGCCGTGCTGCACTCGGCCCTCAAGGACCGCGAGCGCCTCTTCCACTGGCAGGCCCTGCGCAAGGGCACGGTGCGCATCGCCGTGGGCGTGCGCTCGGCGGTGTTCGCCCCCGTGGAGAACCTCGGCCTTGTCGTGGTGGACGAGGAGCATGATCCCTCCTTCAAGCAGGAGGACAAGCTGCGCTACCAGGCGCGCGACCTGGCCGTGGTGCGTGCCAAGCAGGCCGGGGCCGTGGTGGTGCTCGGCTCGGCTACGCCCTCGCTGGAGACGCTCGAGAACACCCGCCGCGGTCGCTACCGCAAGCTGGAGCTCAAGAACCGCGTCGATGACCGGCCCATGCCCACCATCGAGCTGGTGGATCTGCGCCAGGAGCGCCCCCGCGAGCCGCTCGTGCAGGAGGAGGCGCCCATCCTCTCCGCGCCACTGCTCGACGCCATGGCGGAGACCATCGGGCGCGGCCAGCAGGTCATCCTCTTCCTCAACCGCCGCGGCCACAGCACCTTCCTCATCTGCGAGGTGTGCGGCACCTCGGTGAAGTGCTCCGATTGCGACGTGTGCCTCACCTACCACCGCTCGCAGAACCGGCTGGTGTGCCACTACTGCGGCGTGGCCCACCCCGTGCCCGAGCACTGCCGCGAGTGCACCGGGCCGCTGCTCAAGATGGGCATTGGCACCGAGCGCGTGGAGGCCGAGGTCGCCGAGCGGATTCCCCAGGCCCGCGTGGCCCGGCTCGACAGGGACTCGGCCTCCAGCGCCGAGCGCCTCACGGAGATGCTCGCGTCCTTCGCCCGCCGGGAGATCGACGTCCTGGTGGGCACGCAGATGGTGGCCAAGGGACACGACTTCCCCGGGGTGACGCTGGTGTGCGTGGTGATGGCGGACACCTCGCTGGCCATCCCCGACTTCCGCGCCTCCGAGCGCACCTTCCATCTCCTCACCCAGGTGGCCGGCCGCGCCGGACGCGGGAAGGATCCGGGGCGGGTGCTCGTGCAGACGTACAACCCAGAGGCGGATCCGGTGAAGCGCGTGCTCACCCACGACTTCGACGGCTTCTCCGAGCGGGAGCTGGAGCGGCGCAAGGTGCTCGCCTGGCCGCCCTACACGCGCATGGCGGCGGTGCGGCTCGAGGGCGAGAGCGCCGAGCAGACCGCCAGCGTGGCCCGGTTCCTCGGGGACTTCATCGGCCGCAACATGCCCCCGGCCTCGTGGGGCGTGCGTCTGCTGGGGCCGGCCATCGCCCCCATCTCGCGCATCCGGGGTCGCACCCGGTGGCAGTTGCTCCTCAAGGCCCCTACCCACGCGGCGCTCGCCCCGTTGCTCGCCCGCCTGGAGGCGAAGCTGGTCGACATTCCGTCCGCCGTGCGTGTCACGATCGACGTGGATCCAGCGGCCATGCTGTAG
- a CDS encoding protein NO VEIN domain-containing protein, translating into MPVNWLHARREAQTLQDTQREAPEMWASWLRGSNPSLSLPLNAEPLASPAAADTSRPSGQGFSSNTQMRKAVELYAMKRAREYFHEQGFSSIEDVSSRMPFDLHAKDETREVFIEVKGTQSAGSSVFLTRNEVEFARNNKSRMVLFVLHSIQMSEDQGEPLGGVQTVFWPWDVDGGTLAPIQYVYGLP; encoded by the coding sequence GTGCCGGTCAATTGGTTGCACGCACGTCGCGAGGCACAAACCCTTCAGGATACGCAACGTGAGGCCCCGGAGATGTGGGCTTCATGGCTTCGCGGCTCCAATCCCTCTCTCTCCCTGCCGCTGAATGCCGAGCCCCTGGCCTCGCCGGCGGCAGCCGACACGAGCAGGCCCTCGGGACAGGGGTTCTCCTCCAACACCCAGATGCGCAAGGCCGTCGAGCTCTACGCCATGAAGCGAGCCAGGGAGTACTTTCATGAGCAAGGTTTCTCCTCGATCGAAGACGTCTCGAGCAGGATGCCCTTCGATCTTCACGCGAAGGATGAGACGCGCGAGGTCTTCATCGAGGTGAAGGGCACTCAATCGGCGGGTTCCAGTGTCTTCCTGACCCGCAACGAAGTGGAGTTCGCGAGGAACAACAAGAGCAGGATGGTCTTGTTCGTCCTTCATTCCATCCAGATGAGCGAAGATCAGGGCGAGCCCCTGGGCGGGGTGCAAACCGTGTTCTGGCCCTGGGATGTGGATGGCGGCACTCTTGCTCCCATTCAGTACGTCTACGGGCTTCCGTAA
- a CDS encoding head protein: protein MNKRTPTADVMDLLARIRANTQSEEEQELLGVAINALLFITSTGQRYAFADFLEYLKSKAPPPVVASFKTREEAETWLNSQPEPPDSTLVLIAGQYHTVMYIRELNHRRLIPLAVIEYHLGRLKREGLPPAVASFDTREEAEAWFTSQTEPSAQSLITISGESYLAVYHRNINHRALYPFSIALDEEEQGEDDAQQPQ from the coding sequence ATGAACAAGAGGACGCCCACCGCGGACGTGATGGACCTTCTCGCGCGGATTCGCGCCAATACGCAATCCGAGGAGGAACAGGAGCTCCTCGGGGTCGCCATCAACGCGCTCCTCTTCATTACTTCAACGGGCCAGCGATACGCCTTCGCGGACTTCCTCGAGTACCTCAAGTCCAAGGCTCCACCTCCCGTGGTGGCCTCGTTCAAGACACGCGAGGAGGCGGAAACCTGGCTGAACAGCCAGCCCGAACCACCCGATTCGACTCTCGTGCTGATCGCGGGCCAGTATCACACCGTCATGTACATCCGAGAGCTGAACCACCGTCGCCTGATCCCACTCGCCGTGATCGAATATCACCTCGGCCGGCTCAAGCGCGAAGGCCTCCCTCCTGCCGTGGCCTCATTCGATACACGTGAGGAAGCGGAGGCATGGTTCACGAGTCAGACCGAGCCGTCTGCACAATCCCTCATCACGATTTCAGGTGAATCCTATCTCGCGGTGTACCATCGCAACATCAACCACCGCGCGCTCTACCCGTTCTCCATTGCCCTGGATGAAGAGGAACAGGGCGAGGACGATGCACAGCAGCCGCAATAG
- a CDS encoding RluA family pseudouridine synthase, with amino-acid sequence MSLQKISVPREAAGERLDKFLSAHLPGLSLERARVLIEQGHVRIRGKKCQMSRKLWGGEEIELSRPPPRAPARRPVEGPELPVLHDDASLIIVNKPAGLVVEPQGGSVPSVVELLAARMPPFDVEGVAQPGVVHRLDRETSGCLALARTDEGVGALDRAFQEKRVDKRYWALVLGETPERDRLEAPYGRDPKDPRRFTTKVRSARRAALSYEVRERLKGATLVEVELETGRTHQIRVQMAEAGYPVLADSLYGPEETREHPAAKELGRHALHAVRLSLPSPATGGVVSVEAPLPEDFQRALALLRA; translated from the coding sequence ATGTCGCTCCAGAAGATCTCCGTCCCCCGCGAGGCCGCAGGTGAGCGGCTCGACAAGTTCCTCTCGGCGCACCTGCCCGGGCTCTCGCTGGAGCGGGCGCGGGTGCTCATCGAGCAGGGCCATGTGCGCATTCGCGGCAAGAAGTGCCAGATGTCGCGCAAGCTCTGGGGCGGAGAGGAGATCGAGCTCAGCCGCCCCCCCCCGCGAGCCCCGGCGCGGCGCCCCGTCGAGGGACCCGAGCTGCCCGTGCTCCACGACGACGCCTCCCTGATCATCGTGAACAAGCCGGCGGGCCTGGTGGTGGAACCCCAGGGGGGGAGCGTGCCCTCGGTGGTGGAGTTGCTGGCGGCGAGGATGCCTCCGTTCGACGTGGAGGGCGTGGCGCAGCCCGGGGTGGTGCACCGGTTGGACCGGGAGACGAGCGGCTGCCTCGCGCTCGCGCGTACGGACGAGGGCGTGGGGGCGCTCGACCGGGCGTTCCAGGAGAAGCGCGTGGACAAGCGCTATTGGGCGCTGGTGCTGGGAGAGACGCCCGAGCGCGACCGGCTCGAGGCGCCGTACGGGAGGGATCCCAAGGATCCGAGGCGCTTCACGACGAAGGTGCGCTCGGCGAGGCGCGCGGCGCTCTCGTACGAGGTGCGCGAGCGGTTGAAGGGCGCGACGCTGGTGGAGGTGGAGCTGGAGACGGGACGCACGCACCAGATCCGCGTGCAGATGGCCGAGGCGGGATACCCGGTGCTGGCCGACTCGTTGTACGGCCCCGAGGAGACGCGGGAGCACCCGGCGGCGAAGGAGCTCGGCCGGCATGCGCTGCACGCGGTGCGTCTGTCATTGCCGAGCCCCGCCACGGGTGGAGTGGTGAGCGTCGAGGCGCCGCTGCCCGAGGACTTCCAGAGAGCCCTGGCCCTGCTCCGGGCGTGA
- a CDS encoding Uma2 family endonuclease codes for MARDEQEREDAFPRAPSREEWARMSEEERARVVEALPGEVTWDEMAMPEGDLHSQAKMGALQALKGFFSRQRRRVYLGTELPVYYPAERRFAPDLLAVLDAETHPRNKWVVSHEGKGLDWVLEVHVGGDRKKDAEYNVRRYARLGIPEYFIYDRARQRLEGYRLPSSEAREYVPITPEQGRYGSEVLGLELQVEEGRLRFWAGHALLLEYEELIARMQEMMEGLQRRADEEARQLEAAERLRQEAEQLRQEAERRLADETRRREELERRLAESQAELERLRQRGG; via the coding sequence ATGGCACGGGACGAACAGGAGCGGGAGGACGCCTTTCCCCGGGCACCCTCTCGGGAAGAGTGGGCGAGGATGAGCGAGGAGGAGCGGGCCCGGGTGGTGGAGGCCCTGCCCGGGGAGGTGACGTGGGATGAGATGGCGATGCCGGAGGGAGACCTGCACTCCCAGGCGAAGATGGGGGCGTTGCAGGCCCTCAAGGGGTTCTTCTCCCGGCAACGGCGGCGGGTGTACCTGGGCACGGAGCTGCCGGTGTACTACCCCGCCGAGCGGCGCTTCGCGCCGGACCTGCTGGCCGTGCTGGACGCCGAGACACACCCTCGGAACAAGTGGGTGGTGAGTCACGAGGGCAAGGGGCTGGACTGGGTGCTGGAGGTCCACGTCGGCGGCGATCGGAAGAAGGACGCCGAGTACAACGTGAGGCGCTACGCGCGACTGGGTATCCCCGAGTACTTCATCTACGACCGGGCCCGTCAGCGGCTGGAGGGTTATCGGCTGCCGTCGAGCGAGGCGAGGGAATACGTGCCCATCACACCGGAGCAGGGCCGCTACGGCTCGGAGGTGTTGGGGCTGGAGTTGCAGGTGGAAGAGGGGCGGCTGCGATTCTGGGCGGGGCACGCGTTGCTGCTGGAGTACGAGGAGCTCATCGCCCGGATGCAGGAGATGATGGAGGGGTTGCAGCGGCGCGCGGATGAGGAAGCCCGGCAGTTGGAGGCGGCGGAGCGGCTGCGCCAGGAAGCGGAGCAGCTGCGCCAGGAAGCGGAGCGGCGTCTGGCGGACGAGACGCGGCGGAGGGAGGAACTGGAGCGCCGCCTCGCGGAGTCACAGGCCGAGCTGGAGCGCCTCAGGCAGCGCGGGGGATGA
- a CDS encoding class I SAM-dependent methyltransferase yields the protein MSEQDRQRWNTRYREQTGTGEPSGFLRSLDARLPSTGRALDVAGGAGHDALWLARRGLDVTLADISDVALERAGEAAREAKVELRLQRLDVEMEPLPPGPYALVLCLNFLWRPLFAEFPKVLAPGGLLVFAQPTRSNLRRHAHPSARFLLEDGELPSLIQGLELVSYTEGWTEEGRHEARLVARA from the coding sequence ATGTCCGAGCAGGATCGGCAGAGGTGGAACACCCGTTACCGCGAACAGACGGGGACAGGGGAGCCCTCCGGGTTCCTCCGTTCTCTCGATGCTCGGCTCCCGAGCACGGGCCGGGCGCTCGACGTCGCGGGAGGAGCCGGACATGACGCCCTGTGGCTCGCGAGACGAGGCCTGGACGTCACCCTGGCGGACATCTCGGATGTCGCGCTCGAGCGGGCCGGGGAGGCCGCGCGCGAGGCGAAGGTGGAACTCCGGCTCCAGCGTCTGGACGTGGAGATGGAGCCACTTCCTCCCGGGCCCTACGCGCTCGTCCTCTGCCTGAACTTCCTCTGGCGGCCGCTGTTCGCCGAGTTCCCGAAGGTGCTCGCGCCGGGTGGCCTGCTCGTCTTCGCCCAACCCACCCGGAGCAACCTGCGGCGGCATGCGCATCCCTCGGCGCGCTTCCTGCTTGAGGATGGTGAGCTGCCCAGCCTGATCCAGGGGCTGGAGCTCGTCTCGTACACCGAGGGCTGGACGGAAGAGGGTCGGCACGAGGCCCGGCTGGTGGCGCGAGCCTGA